DNA from Neovison vison isolate M4711 chromosome 12, ASM_NN_V1, whole genome shotgun sequence:
cctgggctgaaggcagacgcttaactactgagccacccaggtgccctaaaagctaatttttaattatacacGTATTCACAAACACATTCTCTTgtgaataatgaaaacataacagaGATGCTAACCTTCTGACCACGTCAGGATCCCAGACCCACCTCCACCCCAAAGAAAGGTTGTTACCTGTCCTGTGATTTCCTTCCAGACCTTTGTCTAGATCTGTTTGCTCAGAACAAATATTAAGCAGTTtttgtggcctttttttttttttaaggttttatttatttatttatttatttgagagagcgagagtgcacaaccaggggcagagggaagagggagaagcagccctccctcccccccaaccaggggcaggggcagagggagaggaagaagcaatttCCAttgcccaccaccaccaccactgctgagcagggagcctgatgcggggctccatcccaggaccctgagaccatgacctgagccgaaggctgatgcttaacaactgagccacccaggcgctcaccccccaccccgccttttaTATAAGTAGTGTCATACTGTGTGTGCCTTTCtgtaacttgccttttttttttttcttttttttaagatttgtttatatatttgagagaaagaaagcagggggaggggcagagagtcaGTCTCAGgtaaactctgtgctgagctaCTTGTTTTGGACAGTTAACAGCATGTCGTAGGGACTGTTGCCTGTTGGAAGCACAGGCCTGCCTTGCTCTAACCACAGGGCACCATTTCAGAGCAGGTGTTTACCCTTCTCGGGTCGACAAGCTTAGGAGTTGTTTGTAGGTTTTCACTATGATAAACCACACCTCAGTGAACCTCCATATACACCCAGGCAAGAGAAGTGGAAATTCTGGAGGACGGGGTGAATGCATTTTAAGCTTTCTTGCCAAATTGCCTTACAaaggggctgcaccagtttacactCTCAGTGGCAGAATTTGACAAGGTCATTTCCCTACAGGTATTGTCGGCTTTAAATAGCCGGGAACCTGAAAACCTTGGAGTGTAACTCAttagttttcatttccttggggAATCTTCACATGATTAGTTACCAGTGAATTGCTTGTTTGTTTCCAAGCGATCAGGAtgcactatctcatttaatcttagcACGGACCGCCTCCAGCGGTTGCTActatgatccccattttacagatgggacaGTCACTAAGGCAGAGAAAGCAAAGCCAGTTGCCCGAGAGCCATCTGCAATTGAGGGACTTGAGTGAGAGTTTGAATCTATGACGTCTCCTTTTGAGGTCTGGGTTCTAACCTTGAGCTACCTCAGATTCAGATGGAACATGGGCCCCCTTGAGCACTGTGTGTGGGTTGAGTGAGGTCCCAGACCTGCTAACAGCCAGAAACCTTGTGCTTTCCCCACTCCCCTGCAGAAAATCGACCCTGAGGTGGCTGCCTTCCTGCAGAAGCTGCGTAGTAGGGTACAGATCGGTGTGGTGGGCGGCTCCGACTACTCTAAGATTGCCGAGCAGCTGGGAGATGGGGACGAAGGTAGGAGGAGCACCCAGAGCCGGCTCCACAGTccggatgggggtggggggagttcgGGAGGTCCCCGGACCCTTGCGCCTTCAAAGACCCAGCCCCGCttctgtggggcagagggagtaggaaaCAGTCAGATAGCTCCCTCACTGACTCACAGGGAGCCCCGGCCATGTGCCTGGCCCTGTGGCAGGCTTTGGAGAAAGGGCAGGGAACAAAGCAGGCAGGATCTTGCCCTGGAGTAGTTGACATTCTCAGCTCTCTCTGCTGAGTCTCAGGTTTCCTGTTTAAAGTGCACATAGTCAGTTACTGAAAATGACCATGTGTTgatttcttttcactgcatcctAATGGCCACACTGTAGGGTGGGCACAGTTATCCCACTGGACAGAGGATTCTGAAGTCACCCGGGGAAGTTGTTGTGGCCCCAGAGCATCTGTTCTCAGCTGACTTCCAGGTCTCAGCACAACTGAGGCACATCCCACCAGCTCATGAACTAGAAAATTTACCTGACTTTTACCTTTTCCCCTGCCCCCTCTTGCATCTCATCAGCAAGTCTCAAAATATCTCCCTGAGGACCCACCTCTGCATCTCGAGGGCCCCTCCATTGTCCAGGCTCCCTCCTGGCTGTGCTCCCAGagcctctccccttgccccctcCAGCCACTTAACTGTGGCAGCTAGAGCTGAAAACTCCTCCATACAGCCCCCCTTGCAGAATAGtgatggaaactataaaacaaggCGGGAGCCTCAGGACCGCAGGGGCTGTGGGAGCACAGCAGAAATGGCGCCCTCTGCTGGGGAGTCTCTCGAGGCTGCCAGAGGAGGGAGCCGGGTCTTGGAGTGGGGAGGGCGATCCAGGCAGAAGGACCTGCGTGCAAAGGCCGGGAGGTGTTGACCGACTTGCTGGCTTGTTTGGAAAAAAAGTTGAAGGTGAAGAGCGAGAAAAGCAGGTTTTGGATGGAACAAATGGGCTTTGAATGCGAAACCCAGGAGTGTGAGGTTTCTCTCTCCACTTGGCTCTGGGGGCTTGGTCTCacagtctttctttcttcccgGCTTCCATGTGCCCTGAAGTCATCGAGAAGTTTGATTATGTGTTTGCCGAGAATGGGACTGTGCAGTATAAGCATGGACGACTGCTCTCCAAACAGGTCAGTGCTCCTCAGGGCCTTAGCCTGTGACACTTTCCATAGCGGCATAGCCTCTGATGCCTCAGTCCCGGGGCCGGGGAAGGGCACTGTGCCCGCTGCCCTCAGAGCCCTGCGTTCCTTGCCCAGACCATCCAGAACCATCTCGGGGAGGAGCTGCTGCAGGACTTGATCAACTTCTGCCTGCGCTACATGGCCCTGCTCAGACTGCCCAAGAAGCGGTGAGCCCTCCCAGCCTGCATCCTGCCCCGCCACCCCCATCCCAGGCCTGAGGGAGGACAGGGCCGGGTCTCCCGGTTGCCACTGGCAGGCGCTGGGGCCCCAGCTTATCGCTGTGTGGATTCTTGTTCCACGTGAGGTCTAAGGAGGCCGTGGTCCCAGATGGGGCTGGATTTGAATTCAGGGCTGTCCTTCTctctggctccctgccctccctccctcctgcccctgtaCCGCCAGCGGAACCTTCATCGAGTTCCGGAACGGCATGCTGAACATCTCGCCCATCGGCCGGAGCTGCACCCTGGAGGAGCGGATTGAGTTCTCCGAGCTGGACAAGGTAGCCCCTGCCGTGCAGTCTTAGGCTCTCGGACCTCggccactcagcctctctgagcctttctTTCTCCTTAGCAAGATGGAtcggtgcgggggtgggggcggtagTTCTGATTCAACCAATACCCTCTGGGACACCCATCCCGAGCCATGGTCTGGGCACTCCCATGTCTTTCCTGCGTGGCTGGTTTTCCTTCCCTTGGTCACTGGCATCAGCAGCCATCACTTGCCTAAGCCAAGGGCATCATTTCTACCTTCCCGCCCACGTGGGGGCCAGCCTCTCGAGTGGCCTCAGATCTGTTCACCTGTGTGTGTCTCCCCCCAGGCAGCTCCCCCCATACCCCCTGCCAGTCTGTTCTCCAGCGATGCCACTGAGAACCTTCTAGAGCATGTCAGCTCCCCCCACGTCCTGCTTACAGTGCTTCCAGCGCTCTCCTTGCCAATTGGCagtgccccagcccctcctctggtGCCCTGAGCCCTGAGGGGTCTGCCCAGCCTGCACCCACCTTTCAGCTTCCTCTCTGTGCATCTGTTCCTAGAACATACCGATACTTCTCTCGCCTTCCGGTACGCACGCCCCTGCTAAACCTTGACTTGCATTTTGTGTGTCATCTGCACCGCCCACCCTGCCTTTGCAGGAGTAAGGCCATCCAGGCCTCTCGCCACTGGCCTGTGTCTGGCCTTCTCTGGCCTTTGCTATCTCTGCTCCAACCACGTCGTCCTTGCTGATTCTCCAGACAGCAGGTGGAGCTGGAGACAGCTTCAGGGCTGTGCTTTTCCTCTCCCCCGTCCCTTCCACCTCTGCTCAGGTGTCCCTTTCTCATTCCATCTAACCTggcacccctgcccctgctcctttCCTGTCCTGCTTCTCCCCAGGCAGCCGTCGTCACCCTCTAGAACACTCTCTCACCTACTTTCCAAATCTCGGATACTGTCTGTCTCCCCCACGGAAGCTCTAAGCTCCTTAAGGGCCAGCTTGGCACGTGCCCAACATGTAGCAAGTGCTcgagaaatattttctgaatgaacGAAACAGGTGGTGGTGtcccattttatgaatgaggaaactgaggctcagagaggggaaatgACTTGCCAAGGTCCCATAGGGGATGGGTGAGGTTTCCTTGAGGGTGGGTGGGACTTTCAGGGATGCTCACTGACCCCCACCTCTAATCCCAGTCCATGTCCCAAGGCTCAGGGGAGACACTGCCCACGGGCACGGAGACTTTTCCTTTTGGGGTGGTGAAGACTGACCATTGGCAGAGAACCCTCCCACTCACATACTGAGAGGTGGCCCCTACTCAGGCCACCCAGTTTCCAATGCCAGCTCCACCTCCTGCTTGCCAAGCAGCCGGGGGCTTTGCTAGCTACCGTGTGCCTCTGTTTgcacatctgtaaagtgggggtgAGCACAGTTCCCATCCATGGGCTGTACTGACTGGGCGAGTTGGAAGTCTGGCACACATTGACCCTTCCAGCAGCTTCCAGGGTCTTTTCTTGTCTCTCTGGCTCTTGGTCTCCCCCTTCCGGTCTGAGGGGAAGGCACAGACTCCCTGGCCTGTGTGACCTACACCAGCCAGGatcccatttattttcttcttttcttcttcttcagtccTTCAGATCCCAAGGGCAGGTAGCCCCTTTCCTTAGACGAGGGCACTGAGGCCATAGGCTGACTAGCTCAAGATCACATTGCTGGTTCTTGCTAAGGCTAGACTTGACACACGGGGCTCATTCTCCAGAGACAGGAAGTATACCCCTCCTGGATTGCTTGGGGCCTCATTAACTCTAACTGTGGGCCCACAAAGTGGCCTCTGGTGGGGACTCTGGCCTCCCTGAGGGACCATTTGCCTGCTGGGAAGGTAAGGCCAGAGTAGGCAGGGGTCTCACATACCACCTTTCTGCTTGttaggagagggagggaggtaggaTTCATTCATTACCTCTACATCCTTTAGCtcaggaagcaggctcagagaagtcaggcgacttgcccatggtcacacagccaGGCCTGGAACCCAGGAGGCCTGCCTTTATCTCAGATTCGGCCATATCTGGCCTTATAGCTCATGTCCTCCCTGGCCCATTTCAGGTCCCAAACCATtggccactgcctgcctctctccgtTCCAGTCCTACCCAGCGTGGACTAAAATGCAGTCCTAGGTACTCTACTCCCAGGCTTCAGCATCCTCAGTGGCTCTTGGTCCCCCAGGATGTGTGCAAGCTCCCTTCCAGGCCACCTGTGAGCTGACTGTCCCTCCAGGCTCTTGCTGCTGCTTTGGGTACAGCGAGCCCGCACTGCATGAACCTTCTGTCCTGTGGCACTGGTCCCCAGCACAGCAGCCAAGGTGCTGCCCCTCTAGGCCCTGCATGGCTTCTCCATCTGTGGCCCCAGCAGGGCTAGGCCAGGGGTCCTTGAGTGCACGTCTCCTTAGTCCGAGTCTCTAGATACGCTGCAGACTTGCAAGATCCTGCCTGAGGAGTCGGGGGCAGCAGGGGGCTCCTGGGCACTGCCCAAGTCCCCAGCCCCCTGCACACCCGAGGTGTCCAGCCGGCGCACGTCACCATGTGGTTGGGCCCATGGCTGTGCCTGGCATCCTGCTGACTTACTCTGAGTACCCATGGCCACGACCACGTAGTAACGGGCTCCATGTGCTCGTGGCTCCTCACACTCATTTCTGGCATCTGGTTTGCTTTGTTGAGCTGGGCAGAGCCGATCCCCTCAAacttctcctcctgccccactcCAAGGCCTCCTTCAGATACCCCGCCCACACCCCCCACAGACAGGATCTGCCCCTAAGTTCAGTCATTGACTTTCTGGATTCAGGCCCTGACTCTGCCACTGAGGCTGGCTGACCTTGAACAGGGCACAGCcgttccctgagcctcagtttccccatctgtgaagtggggatcaCGATATCCACCTGGAGACCTCTGACCCCCCGGCAAGTTgtgtgcccagcacagggcctggcacaccgCAGCCCTGGGAGCCTGAGtgtgctccctcccctcctgcagaAGGAGAAGATCCGGGAGAAGTTCGTGGAAGCCCTGAAAACAGAGTTTGCTGGCAAAGGGCTGAGGTTCTCTCGAGGTACGTGCTTCCATTCATCCCGTGGAGGGTCTGAGAGCCTGGCCCGGCCGCCAGCCCCAGCCTAAGCCTTCCTGCCCCATAGTCCTCCCCACCCAAACCCAGGCCGTGCCCTGCCTCACCCAGTTGCTCAGGTCAAAAAACCAAAGTGTCTTGTTCAGTGTTTGTCTCCCTCACACCTTCCCAAGGGCAGTCTCCTGGCAAGTCCCAGGGCCCTGCATCCAGAATGTTTCTGGAATCTGACCACGGCTCACACCTCTGCCACCAGCAGCCTCTTCTCAGGCTCTGGCTGTCCAACACCACCGTCATAGTGTCCAGTGTCCAGGGATGCTCCCGGGAAAGCAGATCATGCTAGACCCCAGGACCTGCGTGGCCACACCCCTGCACTGCCTTTGGCCTCCTCTGGTACTGGGACACTCTGTGCCCTTCTCCGCCTTGGGTTCCCTGCAGTTGGTGCTCTGGCTCAGGCCTTAGCTCAGTGTCCCCTCCCAGAGAGGTCTCCCCCGCAGCGCTGTGTGGGGGAACTTCCGGCTCTCTACCCAACTGCCCTGAGGTGGCCTGGCCTGTTCACCCCCTGCTCTGCCCGCCAGGATCACAGCTCTCCGTGAGGAGCCCGAggctgccaggccctgtgcctgGCTCTGTGTAGGCATAAATGCAGGATATTGGCCAAGTCCACCCCGTGGGCCACCCCACTGTTAGCCTCGTCTGCCACCCCCCACAGGCGGCATGATCAGCTTTGACGTCTTCCCTGAGGGCTGGGACAAGCGCTACTGTCTGGACAGCCTGGACCAGGACAGCTTCGACACCATCCACTTCTTTGGGAACGAGACCAGCCCCGTGAGTATGGCTCAGCCCAGGGGTATTCCACTCCAAGTCACCCCCAGGTCAAGGCCAGGACACAGGGGAACAGAAACCTCCCTCGGGAGACCCCTGGAGAACAGCCAGTGTCCCCTCAGCCCCGTTACACAGATTGCCCTCCCTTGTGCGCAGGGTGGGAATGACTTCGAGATCTACGCTGACCCCCGGACCGTCGGCCACAGCGTGGTCTCTCCGCAGGATACGGTACAGCGATGCCGTGAGATCTTTTTCCCAGAGACCGCGCATGAGGCGTGACCAGGGCCCATGCCTGCTCGTAGGGACTTCAGAGAGCTCCCCCCAGGCCTAAAGAGAGCCCCTGGCCCcgatggtgggggttggggggtgccaGGCCCCTCCTCCTGTGGCTCAGGATGCCTGCCTATGACCTGCTGCAAGGCCTCCCTTGACAGGGCCAGGGTCCACACGGACAACCGTCCCCGGCTAGTCGGCTCCTGGGGGGACCGGCTCCGTCCTCCACCGTGATGGCCCTGGCCACAGCTGCTGCTTGTACTTGTGAACAGGACAGATTTCGGTCTGCGCCGCAAGTAGGCCTGTGCTAATGTTGGCACGAGATAGAGCCCGCCCAGTTTGCCTGTCCCAGGCAGGGTGCAGCGCACCGGGGAAGGTGCGTATTTGCCagaactttctctctcaaacattAAAGTTCCTGGAACAAGGTATGGTGTCGGCTCTGTCTGAATGCGTAATTGGCGCCCATCACAAGCCACCGATGTCCCAGCCACCCCTTGGCAGgtgagggagcagaggcagagctgGCAGGGACTCCCCGACCCCCTGCTGGGTCACACAGGAAGTCTTCGACCCACTTGACTGTGGGCCACTGAAGCCCTAAAACAGGTTAAGTTTGGGGTACTCTCCCCAGGCGCCTCCCCCAGGACCCAGACAGACGGAGGCAGCTCTGGGCCAGGCAGAGTCACAGTTGAGGGTTTATTGCCAGTGTTAGGAaggatggggttgggagggggtcCAGGTGGTTTGGACACTGCAGGGCCATGGGTTTGGAGGGGCACAgccgccccctgcctcccaggCAGCCCTGGTGCTGATATTACCACATCTTCTGTCCTGGCTAGTGCCTAAAAAC
Protein-coding regions in this window:
- the PMM1 gene encoding phosphomannomutase 1 — protein: MAVSAEGARRKERVLCLFDVDGTLTPARQKIDPEVAAFLQKLRSRVQIGVVGGSDYSKIAEQLGDGDEVIEKFDYVFAENGTVQYKHGRLLSKQTIQNHLGEELLQDLINFCLRYMALLRLPKKRGTFIEFRNGMLNISPIGRSCTLEERIEFSELDKKEKIREKFVEALKTEFAGKGLRFSRGGMISFDVFPEGWDKRYCLDSLDQDSFDTIHFFGNETSPGGNDFEIYADPRTVGHSVVSPQDTVQRCREIFFPETAHEA